The genome window AAGAAGATGAGAGCTTCCAAAAGTGCAGATAACGTCCAGTTCCTCCCCTTCCTCACCACATGCCTCAAgtaagctgtgtgtgtggtgCCTAGGCAACGTGCCAGTGACCACTGATCAAACCCGGGTCATCTGCACAAGTCATACTGTGTTAGTCCACTGAGCTAAAGTCTTGTCTGTCTCTATAGTAACCTGGGCTGGCTGTATTATGGGATACTGAAGACGGATGGGACTCTGGTCCTGGTTAACACCATAGGAGCCTGTCTACAGTCCCTCTACATCCTCTCCTACTGCCACTACACCAGTGACAAGGTGAGCTGACCACAGTGTTTTATAGTCTCTCCTACTGCCACTACACCAATGACAAGGTGAGCTGACCACAGTGTTTTATAGTCTCTCCTACTGCCACTACACCAATGACAAGGTGAGCTGACCACAGTGTTTTATAGTCTCTCCTACTGCCACTACACCAATGACAAGGTGAGCTGACCACAGTGTTTTATAGTCTCTCCTACTGCCACTCCACCAATGACAAGGTGAGCTGACCACAGTGTTTTATAGTCTCTCCTACTGCCACTACACCAATGACAAGGTGAGCTGACCACAGTGTTTTATAGTCTCTCCTACTGCCACTACACCATTTTTCCGTTAGGGTTTGAAGTACACTTTTATTATATCTGCCCACTGGTTCCCTGCTTGAAGCCTAGTTTTAGGGTGTGTGCCAAAATTGTTAAAATTAGTATGGGGTCAGtgaacttgtgtgtgtgttcgttccaGAGGCGAGTGACCTCTCAGACGTTACTAGCAGGAGGAGTGGTCTGTGGAGGCTGGCTGTACTTCAGTGTTCTCCTGCCTCAGGGAGAGTCTCAGCTGGCCCAGCTAGGTCTCACCTGCAGCCTGTTCACTATCAGCATGTACCTGAGTCCACTCGCTGACCTGGTAAATATGCAAACCTTTTCTGACACAGTGTTTATACAATATGCACCCTATGTCCACGCTTTGGACACATTCTTCCACGCACTGGTGAAGAAATTTTATACAACTTTAATACAACGTTCAGATAACATACACTCACTAGCCTGGTAAACAGACCTATTTTTCCAATGTTCTGATACCTACCACCCTGATACCCACTATACTCAGATTCCTCACATACTCTCATAAATATGTAAGGTAGACCAACAACAGGCCAATAAGATTCCATCTTCAGAACATGACCACCTctaatcactctctctccccttgccctttgactcctctctttccctctgttgcCTCCGTGTTACTGTTTATTCCTCCGCCCGGGCTGCATGATATGGGAAAAAAAGTCGAATTGTGATTATTTATTTTGGGGTGCAAATATTgcgatatatactgaacaaaaatctaaactcaacatgcaacaactgagttacagttcatataaggaaatcagccaattgaaataaattcattaggccctaatctatggatttcacatgactgggcaggggctcagccatgggtgggcctgggagggcataggaagTGTGctgcttgagtgacagggggtggGGCTTGGTGGTTGGAAGCAGCTGCaagaagggagaggaagagagacaaacTGAGGAAACTATAAAAACAGATGTTACACGTGGCGTTTCTAAATATTGCAATATGGATCTCTTCCTATATGGATATTGCACATGTCAATATTGCGATTTTGATGGGAATTGGATGAATTGTGCAGCACTGCCCTCCaccttcctgtttgtctcattctctctccctctgtctcctcataTCATCCTGTGTCTATTTCCTGCCTTTCTCTCAGCTGTTCTTCCTGTTGTTCTGGGTTTGTGTTTTATCCCTTATGCTCTTTCTGGATATATTGGAATTGTGTCAATTCATAacctactctctctgtctctcctctctctgtctctcctctctctctctctctctctctctctccgtctctcctctctctctccgtctctcctctctctctctccgtctctcctctctctctctctctctccgtctctcctctctctctctctctccgtctctcctctctctctctctccgtctctcctctctctctctctccgtctctcctctctctccgtctctcctctctctccgtctctccgtctctcctctctctctctctctccccgtctctcctctctctctctctctctctctctctctctctctctctctctctctctctctctctctctgtctctcctctctcgccccctctcctctctcgtcCCCTCtcgtcccctctcctctctcgccccctctcctctctcgccccctctcttctctgtcagatgGAGATAGTGCGTACTGGTAGTGTGGAGCGTTTGTCCTTCTCTTTGACTGTAGCTACCTTCCTCACCTCAACATCCTGGACGCTCTATGGACTACAGCTGCAAGACTACTAtatcatggtgtgtgtgtatacagtacatttggaaagtattcagaccccttgactttttccacgtcttattttgaaatgtataaaatatttttttccctcatcaatctgcataaaatacctcataatgacaaattaaaaaacaagttttatagacatttttgcaactgtattaatttataaaaaatacacaACTAAAATAtcacgtttacataagtattcagaccctttactctgtactttggcagcgattacagcctcgggtcttcttgggtatgacactacaagcttggcacacctgtatctgaggagtttctctcattcttctctgcagatcctctcaagctctgtcaggttgatggagaatgtcgctgcacagctattttcaggtctctccagagatgttcgatcgggttcaagtccaggctctggctgggccactcaaggacattcagtgacttgtcccgaagccacttctgcgttgtcttggcagggttgttgtcctgttagaaggtgaaccttcgcctcagtctgaggtcctgagctctctggtgcaggttttcatcaaggatctctctgtactttgctacgttcatctttccctcgaacctgactagactccctgccgctgaaaacatcctcacagcatgatgctgccaccacaatgtttcaccatagggatggtgccaggtttccaccagacgtgacgcttggcattcaggccaaatagttcaatcttggtttcatcagagtagagaatcttgtttctcatggtctgagtctttaggtgcattttggcaaactccaagcaggctgtcatgtgccttttactgaggagtggcttccatctggccacgaTACCATAAAatcctgatttggtggagtgctgcagagatggttatccttctggaagattctcccatctccacagaggaactctggagctatgtcagagtgttcttggtcacctccctgaccaaggcccttttccccccgattgctcattttggccgggtggccaactctaggaagagtcttggtggttccaaaattcttccatttaagaatgatggaggtcactgtgttcttggagaccttcaatgctgcataaatgttttggtacccttccccagatctgtgccttgacacagtcctgtctcggacctctacggttgcactgacaactgtgggaccttatctagacaggtgtgtgcctttccaaatcatgtccaatcaaatgaatttaccacagatggactccaatcaagttgtagaaacatctcaaggatgatcaatggaaacaggatgcacctgagctccatttctttctgtctcatagcaaagggtctgaatacttaagtaaataaggtatttaaaaaaaaaaataataataataatctagttcttgctttgtcattatggggtattgtgtgtagattgaagataatttatttttatttaatacatttttgaatgaggctgtaaagtaacaaaatgtggaaaaagtcaaggggtctgaatagacTGTATGTGAGACATGGTAGGGGCTAGATGGAAGGGGACTTTTAAATTATTGTAAATTACctttagggaaagggggatacctaggcagttgtacaactgaaatgtgtcttccgcatttaagccaacccctctgaatcagagcggtgcggagaactgccttaatcgacatccaggtcttcggcgcccggggaacagggggttaactgccttgcttaggggcagaatgacagatttttaccttgtcagctcggggattcgatccagcaacctttcggttactggcccaatgctcctacccgccaggctttaacctctgtgtgtttgtttgtgtgttccagGTTCCAAACATGCCAGGCATTGTGACCAGTCTCATCCGGTTCTTCCTGTTCTGGAGATTTGCATCTGTCAATCAAGGCGTGCAATCCTATAAGCTCATCGAAATCTAAGTGGCTGGAGACTCGCACACCAATGGTTACAAGGGAGAGAGATAACAGGCTTCTTGACCCTATCATGGTCAGGCTGTCAATCACTGATATTGTTACTCATATTGTAAATGATTCATGATCACTCCTAACCACCAAGGGTTTAAGAAGACTTTCTCCTCTCAAGGCAGAAGCTGTCCCTaatcacagatctaggatcagagtaCCCTAGCAATGGGGGATGAACAATTATGAATAaatatctgaccctgtatcagtggttaggGGCATCTTCCTCATCTTTCTCCCTCCACCATTTCCTTTTAGTGCCTTCTGTCCTAGTCTGAGACATTAGTGCCACCTGAGAACTCAACCATGGGCGGGACAGTCCTGCCCTGTCATTCACAGTAGTCTCTGTTACCCAGTGGGAGGTTTTTTGCTCAGCATCAATGCGCTGCTATTGGTTGAATCGCTCTAACTAACAGGGCAGGATGATCCCGCCTCTAGTGGGGTTTGAGACCCCCTCACCTTTATAGTTGACTTGTCTGTCCTCATCACTATGGTACCCTGTGAACTAGGGGTGAACAACTGTTCCTGGTAGCCACAGTATCTGCTGGGTTGTTATCCTTCTCTTTTAActagactgatgtacagtgcattaggaaagttttcagaccccttgagtttttccacattttcttacgttacagccttacactaaaatgtattaaattgtttattttcctcaatctacacacaataccccataatgacaaagcaaagagaGGTTTATCTTTTAAAATTTTGtacatttataaaataaaataaatggaaatatcaaatttacataagttttcagaccctttactcagtactttgttgaagcacctttggcagcgattacagccatgagtcttcttgggtatgacactacaaacttgtatttggggagtttctcccattcttctctgcagatcttctcaaactctgtcaggttggatgggaatgttgctacacagctattttcaggtctctccagagatgttagatcgggttcaagtccagagacttctcccgaagccactgtgtgcttagggtcattatcctgttggaaggtgaaccttcgcctcagactgaggtccttagcgctctggagcaggttttcatcaaggatctctctgtacttgctccgttcatcttcaatcctgactagtctccctgtccctgtcgctgaaaaacatccccacagcctgatgctgccaccaccatgcttcaccgtagggatggtgccaggtttcatccagatatgatgcttggcattcaggccaaagagttcaatcttggtttcatcagaccagagaatcttgtttctcatggtctgagagtcctttaggtgccttttggcaaattccaagcgggctgtcatgagccttatactgaggagtggcttccatctggcaactctacattaaaggcctgattggtggagttctgaaaaaaggttgttcttctggaaggttctcccatttccacagaggagctctgtcatgttcttggtcacctccctgaccaaggcccttctccccagattgctcagtttggcccggtggccagctctaggaagagtcttggtggttccaaacttcttccatttaagaatgatggaggccacggtgttcttgaaacttcaatactgcagaaattgtttggtacccttccccagatctgttcctcgacacaatcctgtctcggagctctatggacaattccttcgacctcatggcttggtttttgcactgtcaactgtgggaccttatatagacaggtgtgtgcatttccaaatcatgtccaatcaattgaatttaccgcagatggaatccaatcaagttgtagaaacatctcaaggatggaaacaggatcaatggaaacaggaagcacctcaactcaatttcgagtctcatcgcaaagggtctgaatacttatgtaaataagttatttctgttttttatagatttgcaaaaatgtatataaacctgttttcactctgtcatcaTGGGATATTGTGTAAgcttgatgaggatttttatttaattaatccattttagaataaggctgataatactttctgaaagcactgaatACCTGGATAACCAGACGTCTACGGTCTAGACTCGCTAGTCAATCACTTATATGAATGGGTCAGTTAAGTACCACGGAGAGATGAAGCAGGACTGTGTGTTTTTCCAGACATCCCGGTTGGCGGATTCACAGAATCTGAAGGGAATAAGAAGGAAATCTGGAgccctccaaccaggatttctggaaaaccagggaatgtATTGAAAGTTCCTGTAATTTTGCAGCCCTTACcctactctaaccctaacccttaccctaaccctaaccctactctaaccctaaccctactctaacccttaccctactctaacccttaccctactctaacccttaccctaacccttaccctactctaacccttaccctattctaaccctaactctaaccctaacccttaccctactctaaccctaacccttaccctattctaaccctaactctaaccctaacccttaccctactctaaccctaaccctaacccttaccctaaccctaacccttaccctactctaaccctaaccctactctaacccttaccctaccctaaccctaacccttaccctaacccttaccctactcTAAGCAGACCTGGCATGTACTCTACATAATCGGTACTTGGTCTCTAAATCCATGAACTGAGGGAAGACTATGAATTCCATTCTTATTGTGTTTCATACAATGTTTTTATTGGTTGTATTTGGGTCGTATGTCTTCGTGtgcaaaatgtgtttatttttatttttattggtttACGTTTGTCcaaactaaatatactgtaagtataTTGTCTGtgctctttttgttgttgttgatgcattGCATTGTGTATAGGGAATTCTACATATGCTATTTTAATGTGATATTATCACTCTGGAAATAAGGGAGTTGGGGCTTTGCTGGTTCTTCAGACTGATTGAATAAATGTTTTATACTGTTTAACATCCAGTGTTTTTCCTTGTGTGGAAAAGGAGTATCCACATAGGCCTACTGCTAACATGAATAGGTACAATTTGATTGGCTGAATATGCAGACATATTGAACGAGGTGAGAGCACTGCACTTGACCATGTGGAACACCagtggtgtattcattagtcagtTGCAAAGCGTTTAGCAACAGAAACCATTTACTCTAAAAgtaagtttctattggacaaattcaggtaggtctctCCTCGTTTGGTTCTGTTTGCTTCCTAGAGTAAACGGTAAACAGTTTCCATTGCAAAACACTTTCGCAACGGGATCCGACTAATAAATACACCCCTGCTCTTGTAGTTATGTGGGGTTTGTTTGTGTTTTAGGGTTAATGACGTTACCCTTAGGTTTGTTTGTGTGGAAAGCAGTGTGTGAGACCTTGCGTGATTGGGCGATACTGGGAATGAGTTTGTGTGAGTGAGACAAGGCAGTGTGtgggtgaatgcaccaatttgtaagtcgctctggataagagcgtctgctaaatgacttaaatgtaaatgtaaatgtgtgattGTTCTGCAATGAgaatgtgttgatgtgtgtgcgcATGAGTAAGTGTGTTTTCCTAGCCAACACTGCCTGATTGGGCAGCTGTGGGAACGGCTGTGTTTCGGGTTTCTCagcgtgtgtgaatgtgtgtgccaGCTTCTCTTCCTGTACTCAAAAGATCCAGCCTCCCTActgagaacacacagacacaacaccaagagagtgggagtggggaaaagagggggaggagattgAGGGAGAGGGGACATGGAAAAGAAAGAGAGGGTGATTGGGAAATgtgaggaaagagggaggaataGGGTCAAGGGAACAGCAGAGATTGACAGAGTGTAACAGAAGATGTAAGAGAGAATGGAAGGATCAAGGAAAAGGAtagagagacctagctatgccacagggacagagagatagctatgccacagggagagagacctagctatgccacagggagagagacctagctatgccacagggagagagacctagctatgccacagggagagagacctagctatgccacagggagagagacctagctatgccacagggagagagacctagctatgccacagggagagagacctagctatgccacagggagagagacctagctatgccacagggagagagacctagctatgccacagggagagagagatagctatgccacagggagagagacctagctatgccacagggagagagacctagctatgccacagggagagagagatagctatgccacagggagagagacctagctatgccacagggagagagacatagctatgccacagggagagagagatagctatgccacagggagagagacctagctatgccacagggagagagacctagctatgccacagggagagagagatagctatgccacagggagagagacctagctatgccacagggagagagacctagctatgccacagggagagagagatagctatgccacagggagagagacatagctatgccacagggagagagacctagctatgccacagggagagagacatagctatgccacagggagagagacctagctatgccacagggagagagacatagctatgccacagggagagagacatagctatgccacaaggagagagacatagctatgccacagggagagagacatagctatgccacagggagagagacatagctatgccacagggagagagacatagctatgccacagggagagagacctagctatgccacagggagagagacatagctatgccacagggagagagacctagctatgccacagggagagagacatagctatgccacaaggagagagacatagctatgccacagggagagagacatagctatgccacagggagagagacatagctatgccacagggagagagacctagctatgccacagggagagagacatagctatgccacagggagagagacatagctatgccacaaggagagagacatagctatgccacagggagagagaccaagctatgccacagggagagagacatagctatgccacagggagagagacatagctatgccacaaggagagagacatagctatgccacagggagagagaccaagctatgccacagggagagagacatagttatgccacagggagagagacatagttatgccacagggagagagacatagctatgccacagggagagagaccaagctatgccacagggagagagaccaagctatgccacagggagagagaccaagCTATGCCACAAGGAGAGAGACcgagctatgccacagggagagagacatagctatgccacagggagagagacctagctatgccacagggagagagacctagctatgccacagggagagagacatagctatgccacagggagagagacatagctatgccacagggagagagacatagctatgccacagggagagagacatagctatgccacagggagagagacatagttatgccacagggagagagacatagctatgccacagggagatagaccaagctatgccacagggagatagaccaagctatgccacagggagagagaccaatCTATGCCACAAGGAGAGAGACCAAGCTATGCCAcaaggagagagacatagctatgccacagggagagagacatagctatgccacagggagagagacatagttatgccacagggagagagacatagctatgccacagggagatagaccaagctatgccacagggagatagaccaagctatgccacagggagagagaccaatCTATGCCACAAGGAGAGAGACCAAGCTATGCCAcaaggagagagacatagctatgccacagggagagagacatagctatgccacagggagagagacatagttatgccacagggagaaagacatagctatgccacagggagagagaccaagctatgccacagggagagagaccgagCTATGCCACTGGGAGAGAGACCGAGCTATGCCACAAGGAGAGAGACcgagctatgccacagggagagagacatagctatgccacagggagagagacctagctatgccacagggagagagacatagctatgccacaaggagagagacatagctatgccacagggagagagacatagctatgccacagggagagagacatagctatgccacagggagagagacatagttatgccacagggagagagacatagctatgccacagggagatagaccaagctatgccacagggagatagaccaagctatgccacagggagagagaccaatCTATGCCACAAGGAGAGAGACCAAGCTATGCCAcaaggagagagacatagctatgccacagggagagagacatagctatgccacagggagagagaccaagctatgccacagggagagagacatagctatgccacaaggagagagacctagctatgccacagggagagagacatagctatgccacagggagagagacatagttatgccacagggagagagacatagctatgccacagggagagagacctagctatgccacagggagagagacctagctatgccacagggagagagacctagctatgccacagggagagagacctagctatgccacagggagagagacatagctatgccacagggagagagacctagctatgccacagggagagagacctagctatgccacagggagagagacctagctatgccacagggagagagacatagttatgccacagggagagagaccgagctatgccacagggagagagacctagctatgccacagggagagagacctagctatgccacagggagtgagacctagctatgccacagggagagagacctagctatgccacacggagagagacatagctatgccacacggagagagacatagctatgccacagggagagagacatagttatgccacagggagagagacatagttatgccacagggagagagacatagctatgccacagggagatagaccaagctatgccacagggagatagaccaagctatgccacagggagagagaccaatCTATGCCACAAGGAGAGAGAccaagctatgccacagggagagagacatagctatgccacagggagagagacatagctatgccacagggagagagacatagttatgccacagggagaaagacatagctatgccacagggagagagaccaagctatgccacagggagagagaccaagctatgccacagggagagagaccaagCTATGCCACAAGGAGAGAGACcgagctatgccacagggagagagacatagctatgccacagggagagagacctagctatgccacagggagagagacatagctatgccacaaggagagagacatagctatgccacagggagagagacatagctatgccacagggagagagacatagctatgccacagggagagagacatagctatgccacagggagagagacatagttatgccacagggagagagacatagctatgccacagggagatagaccaagctatgccacagggagatagaccaagctatgccacagggagagagaccaatCTATGCCACAAGGAGAGAGACCAAGCTATGCCAcaaggagagagacatagctatgccacagggagagagacatagctatgccacagggagagagaccaagctatgccacagggagagagacatagctatgccacaaggagagagacctagctatgccacagggagagagacatagctatgccacaaggagagagacatagctatgccacagggagagagacatagctatgccacagggagagagaccaagCTATGCCAcaggaagagagacatagctatgccacaaggagagagacctagctatgccacagggagagagacatagctatgccacagggagagagacatagttatgccacagggagagagacatagctatgccacagggagagagacctagctatgccacagggagagagacctagctatgccacagggagagagacctagctatgccacagggagagagacctagctatgccacagggagagagacatagctatgccacagggagagagacctagctatgccacagggagagagacctagctatgccacagggagagagacatagttatgccacagggagagagaccgagctatgccacagggagagagacctagctatgccacagggagagagacctagctatgccacagggagtgagacctagctatgccacagggagagagacctagctatgccacacggagagagacatagctatgccacacggagagagacatagctatgccacagggagagagacatagttatgccacagggagagagacatagttatgccacagggagaaagacatagctatgccacagggagatagaccaagctatgccacagggagagagacctagctatgccacagggagatagaccaagctatgccacagggagatagaccaagctatgccacagggagagagaccaatCTATGCCACAAGGAGAGAGACCAAGCTATGCCacaaggagagagacatacagtggggagaacaagtatttgatacactgccgattttgcaggttttcctacttacaaagcatgtagaggtctgtcatttttatcataggtacacttcaactgtgagagacggaatctaaaacaaaaatccagaaaatcacattgtatgatttttaagtaattaattcgcattttattgcatgacataagtatttg of Salvelinus alpinus chromosome 4, SLU_Salpinus.1, whole genome shotgun sequence contains these proteins:
- the LOC139572781 gene encoding sugar transporter SWEET1-like isoform X1 translates to MEFLQFLSWACIVFTVGMFSTGLTDLKKMRASKSADNVQFLPFLTTCLNNLGWLYYGILKTDGTLVLVNTIGACLQSLYILSYCHYTSDKRRVTSQTLLAGGVVCGGWLYFSVLLPQGESQLAQLGLTCSLFTISMYLSPLADLMEIVRTGSVERLSFSLTVATFLTSTSWTLYGLQLQDYYIMVPNMPGIVTSLIRFFLFWRFASVNQGVQSYKLIEI
- the LOC139572781 gene encoding sugar transporter SWEET1-like isoform X2, whose translation is MEFLQFLSWACIVFTVGMFSTGLTDLKKMRASKSADNVQFLPFLTTCLNNLGWLYYGILKTDGTLVLVNTIGACLQSLYILSYCHYTSDKRRVTSQTLLAGGVVCGGWLYFSVLLPQGESQLAQLGLTCSLFTISMYLSPLADLVPNMPGIVTSLIRFFLFWRFASVNQGVQSYKLIEI